From a region of the Pseudocalidococcus azoricus BACA0444 genome:
- a CDS encoding TetR/AcrR family transcriptional regulator, with the protein MPKIVDHDQYRRELLNQCFDLFAEQGYAALTMRQIAQALGVSTGTLYHYFSSKEDLFEQLVADMVEQDIYSFAAELEKLPTFGERLEAAFGFLERNEARCRQQTLISIEFYQQQGADKVQQNAALKQVSDHVEQALVDVLKLEDRRLIRLLMCFVDGLLMHRMFEGEAVSMTEQLALMRHVITTYLDHQQVRSQGDVG; encoded by the coding sequence ATGCCCAAGATTGTTGACCATGACCAATACCGCCGTGAGTTGTTGAATCAATGCTTTGACTTATTTGCCGAGCAGGGGTACGCCGCCTTGACCATGCGCCAAATTGCCCAGGCCTTGGGGGTTTCCACGGGTACGCTCTATCACTATTTTTCTAGTAAGGAGGATTTATTCGAGCAACTGGTAGCAGACATGGTTGAGCAGGACATTTACAGCTTTGCCGCTGAACTTGAAAAACTCCCCACCTTTGGCGAACGTCTTGAGGCTGCTTTTGGATTTCTGGAGCGCAACGAGGCCCGCTGTCGGCAACAAACGTTAATTTCAATTGAGTTTTATCAGCAGCAGGGGGCCGATAAAGTCCAACAAAATGCCGCCTTAAAGCAAGTTTCAGACCATGTGGAACAGGCCTTGGTGGATGTGCTCAAACTGGAGGATCGGCGGCTGATTCGCTTACTGATGTGTTTTGTGGATGGCCTTTTAATGCACCGAATGTTTGAGGGAGAAGCCGTTTCGATGACCGAACAATTAGCCTTAATGCGCCATGTGATTACGACCTATCTCGACCACCAGCAGGTAAGGAGTCAGGGTGATGTTGGTTAA
- a CDS encoding flavodoxin family protein, which produces MSSIAIVYFSGGGHTHLLAEAIAVGVEGSGVPVELLRITGEQIVNGRWQEPQIMAKLNQAQGIVFGSPTYMGGVAAQFKAFIDASSEAWFSQQWKDKIAAGFTHSSSLSGDKQGTLLYLAINAAQHSMIWVGAGDLPSHYIGKDDGVNRLGSFLGVMGQSPMGPGGTAATLDPGDTITAHQFGQRLAVAVKRWNSCP; this is translated from the coding sequence ATGTCAAGTATTGCTATTGTCTATTTCTCTGGAGGGGGACATACTCACCTATTGGCGGAAGCTATTGCCGTCGGAGTTGAGGGAAGTGGTGTGCCAGTAGAATTACTGAGAATTACGGGTGAGCAGATTGTCAATGGTCGCTGGCAAGAGCCACAAATCATGGCCAAGCTGAACCAAGCCCAAGGTATCGTTTTTGGCAGCCCAACCTATATGGGGGGTGTCGCAGCCCAGTTTAAGGCATTTATTGATGCATCTAGCGAGGCCTGGTTTTCTCAACAGTGGAAAGATAAAATTGCGGCTGGGTTTACCCATTCCAGTTCTCTCAGTGGCGATAAACAGGGAACATTGCTTTATCTGGCAATTAATGCGGCCCAACACAGCATGATTTGGGTCGGAGCTGGGGATTTACCAAGTCACTACATCGGCAAGGATGATGGCGTTAACCGTTTGGGGTCATTTCTAGGGGTAATGGGCCAAAGTCCAATGGGCCCTGGCGGGACAGCGGCTACACTCGATCCAGGAGATACAATTACGGCTCACCAGTTTGGGCAGCGTCTAGCCGTGGCAGTGAAACGCTGGAATTCCTGCCCCTAA
- a CDS encoding ABC exporter membrane fusion protein, with protein MLVKWKPKGWKVPLLVGSLLVVTGGIIAYGMNQVAQFSQAKRESEIPLTPSPPPQVTALGRLEPLSEVIQVAAPLALDGDRVAELRVKRGDQVKTGQVIAVLDSAQRLQAALNQAQQDVKVAQARLAQVKAGAKSGAIQAQQATITRVNADLEGTIATQKATIARWQSQVRIAQSEYERFYAIYQEGAISTSQLDAKRLDLEMAQAQLKEAQAALSRSMNTLAAQQREANATLNQIAEVRPVDIQVAQAEVERAIANQRQLQTQLEQAYIRSPINGTVLKVHVRPGESLGDDGIVSLGTTQQMMVVAEVYQTDIARVRPGQTATITGQAFADQLTGTVVEIGQQVERQAIFSNQPGENLDRRVVEVKIQLSPESSPIAARFSNLQVQTAIQVSEPVSQLIQSR; from the coding sequence ATGTTGGTTAAATGGAAGCCTAAGGGTTGGAAAGTCCCCCTTTTAGTGGGCAGTCTTTTAGTTGTGACTGGCGGAATTATTGCCTATGGCATGAACCAAGTTGCTCAATTTTCCCAGGCCAAGCGCGAGAGTGAAATCCCCCTAACCCCCAGCCCACCCCCCCAAGTTACTGCCCTTGGCCGCCTAGAACCTCTCTCAGAAGTGATACAAGTTGCCGCTCCCTTGGCCTTGGATGGGGATCGAGTGGCGGAATTACGGGTCAAACGGGGAGATCAGGTCAAAACCGGGCAAGTGATTGCAGTGCTAGATTCTGCCCAGCGACTCCAGGCCGCGCTCAACCAGGCCCAGCAGGACGTTAAAGTGGCCCAGGCCCGCCTTGCCCAAGTTAAAGCCGGAGCCAAATCCGGGGCAATTCAAGCCCAGCAAGCCACGATCACTCGCGTCAATGCCGATCTGGAGGGAACCATTGCTACCCAAAAAGCCACCATTGCCCGCTGGCAGTCCCAAGTTCGGATTGCTCAGTCAGAATATGAACGCTTTTATGCCATCTACCAAGAGGGAGCCATTTCCACCTCCCAATTAGATGCGAAGCGTTTGGATTTAGAAATGGCCCAGGCCCAACTCAAGGAAGCCCAAGCCGCCCTCAGTCGTTCCATGAATACCCTGGCGGCCCAACAACGGGAAGCCAACGCCACCTTAAACCAGATTGCGGAAGTGCGGCCGGTGGATATTCAAGTCGCCCAGGCCGAAGTCGAACGCGCCATTGCCAATCAACGCCAACTGCAAACCCAATTGGAACAGGCCTATATTCGCTCCCCGATCAATGGCACCGTCTTAAAAGTCCATGTCCGGCCGGGGGAATCCTTGGGGGATGATGGCATCGTCAGTTTAGGCACCACCCAACAAATGATGGTCGTGGCCGAAGTCTATCAAACGGATATTGCTCGCGTCCGGCCTGGACAAACGGCCACGATTACCGGCCAAGCCTTTGCGGATCAACTCACGGGTACGGTAGTTGAAATTGGGCAACAGGTGGAACGGCAGGCCATTTTCAGCAATCAACCGGGGGAAAACCTAGATCGGCGGGTTGTGGAAGTCAAAATCCAACTCTCTCCCGAATCTAGTCCCATCGCCGCTCGTTTCAGTAATCTCCAAGTCCAGACCGCGATTCAAGTTTCAGAACCAGTTTCCCAACTAATTCAATCGAGGTGA
- a CDS encoding winged helix-turn-helix transcriptional regulator, whose protein sequence is MTVLSGPWTLYLIWVLSQQGATRFGVLRQEISGISTKMLTERLRMLEREGIIQRHYQATIPPQVSYDLTDKGAELIAILGDLYSLAERWYGESSEAAHCLN, encoded by the coding sequence ATGACTGTTCTGTCTGGCCCCTGGACACTGTATTTGATTTGGGTGCTGTCTCAGCAGGGAGCAACTCGCTTTGGTGTCTTGAGGCAAGAGATTTCCGGAATTTCAACAAAGATGCTAACCGAACGATTGCGGATGCTGGAGCGAGAAGGGATAATTCAACGACATTACCAGGCCACCATTCCACCTCAGGTGAGTTATGATCTGACGGACAAGGGAGCAGAACTAATTGCTATTCTGGGAGATTTATATAGCTTGGCTGAACGTTGGTATGGTGAATCTTCAGAGGCAGCCCATTGCCTTAATTAA
- the nblR gene encoding response regulator transcription factor NblR, whose amino-acid sequence MEPTPANIQPRILLISSNSTLAQSMGHDLQVAGYDPVVATSGVECGLALDHWQPSLIVIDTIVGKTSGLDLCQDLRQQGVTLPLLIITHRDGVEERVASLVAGADDYILMPYNPQSFLVLVEFYLQPAQESNELLRFDNLTLDLATRRAERNGRMIELTMKEYELLKYLMEHPRQVLSREQILENVWGYDFMGESNVIEVYVRYLRIKIEDESDKRLIHTVRGVGYVLREA is encoded by the coding sequence ATGGAACCGACTCCGGCCAATATTCAGCCCCGTATTCTCTTGATCAGTAGTAACTCGACTCTGGCCCAGTCCATGGGGCATGACTTACAAGTAGCTGGCTATGATCCGGTGGTGGCTACATCAGGAGTGGAGTGTGGATTGGCCCTTGATCACTGGCAGCCGTCTTTAATTGTCATTGATACGATTGTTGGCAAAACTAGCGGATTGGATCTCTGCCAGGATTTACGTCAACAGGGAGTTACTCTACCCTTGTTGATTATCACCCATCGGGATGGAGTGGAGGAACGAGTTGCTTCTCTGGTTGCGGGTGCCGATGACTATATCCTCATGCCCTATAACCCCCAAAGTTTTCTCGTTTTGGTGGAGTTTTATCTACAACCAGCCCAAGAAAGTAATGAACTGTTGCGGTTTGATAATTTAACCCTTGACTTAGCCACACGCCGGGCTGAACGGAATGGGCGGATGATTGAGTTAACCATGAAGGAATACGAACTGCTGAAATACCTCATGGAACATCCGCGACAGGTTCTCAGTCGGGAGCAGATATTAGAAAATGTCTGGGGCTACGACTTCATGGGCGAATCCAATGTGATTGAAGTATATGTCCGCTACTTACGGATCAAAATTGAAGACGAAAGTGATAAACGGCTTATTCATACAGTCCGAGGGGTGGGGTATGTTCTCCGGGAAGCGTAA
- a CDS encoding type II toxin-antitoxin system HicB family antitoxin — protein sequence MKQEFTVGIWQEGNWYVAQCLEIDLASQGRTESEALANIQEAIELFLEPPTPEIKPYPDLFLENIGRICRLEFSHGNHAGDKTHENR from the coding sequence ATGAAACAAGAATTTACGGTAGGAATTTGGCAAGAAGGGAATTGGTATGTTGCTCAGTGTTTAGAAATTGATCTGGCCAGCCAAGGGAGAACGGAATCAGAAGCCTTAGCCAATATCCAAGAAGCCATTGAACTGTTTTTAGAACCTCCCACACCTGAGATCAAACCCTATCCCGATCTGTTTTTAGAAAATATCGGCCGGATCTGCCGCTTGGAGTTTTCGCATGGCAATCACGCCGGAGATAAAACACATGAAAACCGTTAA
- the devC gene encoding ABC transporter permease DevC, translated as MFRKFWKKTPLAWLQLTRQKSRFFVALAGIAFADMLIFIQMGFEGALMDAAVKPHMALNADLVLVNPQLQTLFSVQSFAREHLYQALAIPDVKSVSPLYFSTGQWRNPETRLSRNILVWGIDPAQSPFNLPDVNSNLDQIKPLGQVIYDQAGRPEFGNIAQLYQSGKPLETEIGTKRIQVAGLFTMGASFAADGNVIASDSTFLHLFNRNPEQIEVGLIHLQPGADLLEVQKELRQHLPSNINVLTIEEFAKIERTYWAEGTGIGFIFGLGVIMGFIVGIVIVYQILYSDVSDHLPEYATLKAMGYGDNYLLGVLMQEALILAVLGFIPSLALATGLYQVTYAATMLPIFMKTERAVNVFVLTVFMCFISGVIAMRKLQAADPADIF; from the coding sequence ATGTTTCGCAAATTCTGGAAAAAAACTCCCCTGGCCTGGTTGCAACTGACTCGGCAGAAAAGTCGCTTTTTCGTCGCCCTTGCCGGGATTGCCTTTGCCGATATGTTGATTTTTATCCAAATGGGGTTTGAAGGAGCCTTAATGGATGCCGCGGTCAAGCCCCACATGGCCCTGAATGCCGATTTAGTCCTGGTTAACCCGCAACTACAAACCCTCTTTTCTGTCCAAAGTTTTGCCCGCGAGCATCTTTACCAAGCCTTAGCCATTCCTGATGTCAAGTCAGTCAGTCCGCTCTACTTTTCCACGGGGCAATGGCGCAATCCCGAAACTCGCCTCAGTCGAAATATCTTAGTCTGGGGCATTGATCCGGCCCAATCACCGTTTAATTTACCCGATGTCAACAGTAACCTCGACCAGATTAAACCCTTGGGACAGGTGATCTATGACCAGGCCGGCCGCCCCGAATTTGGCAATATCGCCCAACTCTATCAATCGGGAAAGCCCTTAGAAACCGAAATTGGCACGAAACGGATTCAAGTCGCCGGCCTGTTTACGATGGGAGCCTCTTTTGCCGCCGATGGAAATGTGATTGCCAGTGATTCGACATTTTTACACCTATTCAATCGCAATCCAGAGCAAATTGAAGTCGGGTTAATTCATCTTCAACCGGGTGCAGACTTATTAGAAGTTCAAAAGGAGTTACGCCAGCATTTACCGAGCAATATCAATGTTTTAACCATCGAAGAATTTGCCAAGATTGAGCGCACCTATTGGGCAGAAGGAACCGGGATTGGCTTCATCTTTGGCCTGGGGGTAATCATGGGCTTTATTGTCGGAATTGTGATTGTTTATCAAATTCTTTATTCTGATGTTTCCGACCACTTACCCGAGTATGCCACCTTAAAAGCAATGGGCTATGGCGATAACTATTTACTCGGCGTATTAATGCAAGAAGCTCTGATTTTGGCAGTCTTAGGATTTATTCCAAGTTTGGCTTTAGCAACGGGCCTCTATCAAGTTACCTATGCCGCCACGATGCTGCCCATTTTCATGAAAACAGAGCGGGCGGTGAATGTGTTTGTTTTAACGGTTTTCATGTGTTTTATCTCCGGCGTGATTGCCATGCGAAAACTCCAAGCGGCAGATCCGGCCGATATTTTCTAA
- a CDS encoding DevA family ABC transporter ATP-binding protein translates to MTTTQAPVIKIHNLDHFFGSDNTRKQVLFDINLEIQAGEIVIMTGPSGSGKTTLLTLMGGLRSAQSGSLQILQQEINGATKPQLTKLRSNIGYIFQAHNLMSFLTAKQNVRMSLELHEHYLNGDLDQQAVSMLEAVGLEHRVDYFPHDLSGGQKQRVAIARALASRPKIVLADEPTAALDKKSGRDVVELMQTLAKEQGCTILIVTHDNRILDVADRIIYMEDGRLSQNTATTKSIS, encoded by the coding sequence ATGACGACAACTCAAGCCCCAGTGATCAAAATCCACAACTTAGATCATTTCTTTGGTAGCGATAACACCCGCAAACAAGTGCTGTTTGACATCAACTTAGAAATCCAGGCCGGGGAAATTGTGATTATGACGGGGCCATCGGGTTCTGGAAAAACAACGCTGCTAACATTAATGGGAGGGTTGCGGTCGGCCCAATCGGGGAGCTTGCAGATTTTACAACAGGAAATAAACGGGGCAACTAAACCACAACTGACGAAACTCCGGAGCAACATTGGCTATATTTTCCAGGCCCATAACTTGATGTCTTTTTTAACGGCAAAACAAAATGTCCGCATGTCCCTCGAACTTCATGAGCACTATCTCAATGGGGATTTGGATCAGCAAGCGGTTTCTATGTTAGAAGCAGTTGGCCTGGAGCATCGGGTGGATTATTTTCCCCATGATTTATCGGGTGGGCAAAAACAACGGGTCGCCATTGCCAGAGCCTTAGCCAGTCGCCCCAAAATTGTCCTCGCTGATGAACCCACCGCTGCTTTAGATAAAAAATCCGGTCGGGATGTGGTGGAACTCATGCAAACCCTTGCCAAAGAACAGGGCTGTACGATTTTGATTGTGACTCACGATAACCGGATTCTCGATGTTGCTGATCGAATCATTTACATGGAAGATGGCAGACTGTCGCAAAATACAGCTACAACTAAGTCCATATCCTGA
- a CDS encoding branched-chain amino acid ABC transporter permease, translating to MTQTIAQLFVNGLALGSIIALAAIGLSLTFGILRLPNFAHGDFMTLGAYFILVANGAGLSIWPAIGIGAALTALGMVICEKLIWAPMRTRRATSTTLVIISIGLSLFIRNGVILIWGGENKSLRLPIVPAIDLGGIKVVYYNLIVMGLAVLAIIGIHLLLQRTKVGKAMRAVADDLDLARVTGIDVERVVLWTWGITGVLTGVSGGLYGLITAIRPNMGWFLILPMFAAVILGGIGNPYGAIAGALIIGVAQELSTLFIPTEYKLAVALVLMMLVLLVRPQGLFRGTL from the coding sequence ATGACACAAACGATTGCACAACTGTTCGTTAATGGCCTGGCCCTGGGTTCGATTATTGCTTTAGCGGCCATTGGTCTTAGCTTGACCTTTGGAATTTTACGCCTACCGAACTTTGCCCACGGTGACTTTATGACCTTGGGAGCTTATTTCATTTTGGTCGCTAACGGAGCCGGATTATCCATTTGGCCAGCCATTGGGATTGGGGCAGCTTTAACAGCTTTAGGGATGGTGATCTGCGAAAAACTAATTTGGGCCCCGATGCGAACCCGACGGGCTACATCCACAACCCTGGTAATTATTTCCATCGGCCTGTCTCTGTTTATTCGCAATGGGGTGATTCTGATTTGGGGTGGGGAAAATAAATCCCTCCGACTGCCGATTGTCCCAGCCATTGATCTCGGTGGCATTAAAGTTGTCTATTACAACCTAATTGTCATGGGCCTGGCAGTCTTAGCAATTATTGGCATTCACCTATTATTGCAACGCACCAAAGTTGGCAAGGCAATGCGGGCTGTGGCGGATGATCTAGATCTAGCTCGGGTGACCGGAATTGATGTGGAGCGAGTTGTCCTCTGGACTTGGGGGATTACGGGGGTGCTAACAGGGGTCAGTGGGGGTCTCTATGGCCTGATTACGGCAATTCGTCCCAATATGGGCTGGTTTTTAATCTTGCCGATGTTTGCAGCCGTGATTCTCGGTGGCATTGGCAACCCCTATGGCGCAATTGCGGGGGCCTTAATTATTGGGGTTGCTCAGGAATTGAGTACATTGTTTATCCCGACTGAGTATAAGTTAGCCGTAGCTCTAGTTTTAATGATGTTAGTCCTGCTTGTCCGCCCCCAAGGGTTATTTCGCGGCACATTATAA
- a CDS encoding GNAT family N-acetyltransferase, whose translation MTIVYPYLNQATTTAHLTRTDLPQAIDALTQAFADYPFLQYLIPGANESRQESLIRQFCATTVNYALPYRQTYTTPDEIKGVAAWIPPGETNIHWWRFLQAGYYKMPFLLGWPGWQRLNHLMQFEKYRHQDLPDPHWYLMILGVAPAFQGQGIARQLLQPILTQADQTERACYLETGTQAAVNFYEKLGFRIQRQECLGQTDIPFWTMIRQPQPL comes from the coding sequence ATGACCATCGTTTACCCCTATCTCAACCAGGCCACGACCACAGCCCATTTAACCCGCACCGATCTGCCTCAAGCCATTGATGCCCTCACCCAGGCCTTTGCTGACTACCCATTTTTGCAATATCTCATCCCCGGGGCCAATGAATCACGCCAAGAGTCCTTAATTCGTCAATTTTGTGCCACCACCGTCAACTATGCCCTGCCCTATCGCCAAACCTATACGACTCCCGATGAGATCAAAGGCGTGGCGGCCTGGATTCCCCCCGGCGAAACAAACATTCATTGGTGGCGGTTTTTACAGGCCGGGTATTACAAAATGCCGTTTTTACTGGGTTGGCCAGGCTGGCAACGGTTAAACCATTTGATGCAATTCGAGAAATATCGCCATCAAGATTTGCCCGATCCCCATTGGTATTTGATGATTTTGGGCGTGGCCCCAGCATTTCAAGGTCAAGGGATTGCCCGACAACTCCTGCAACCGATCCTCACCCAGGCCGACCAAACCGAGCGGGCTTGTTATCTAGAAACCGGAACCCAGGCGGCGGTCAATTTCTATGAAAAACTCGGCTTTCGGATTCAACGCCAGGAATGTTTAGGTCAGACTGATATTCCCTTTTGGACCATGATTCGCCAACCCCAACCCCTCTGA
- a CDS encoding peptidoglycan-binding domain-containing protein has translation MTGSISPYALTGPTLYPWSVGPDVVELQELLKAHGFTLKVDGDFGSRTEEALKRYQRKFGLRIDGVAGPETWFSLKDKVPLGERILRQGLTGRDVYQLQTLLQVNGYRVERQGIFDAKTKEAVAEFQRKHKLDITGVVERLTWALLCNRAK, from the coding sequence ATGACTGGCTCAATCTCACCCTATGCCTTAACAGGGCCAACGCTCTATCCCTGGTCAGTTGGGCCGGATGTGGTGGAGTTACAGGAATTACTCAAGGCCCACGGGTTTACCCTCAAGGTGGATGGGGATTTTGGCAGTCGCACCGAAGAAGCACTAAAGCGTTATCAGCGGAAATTTGGCCTACGGATTGATGGCGTGGCGGGGCCAGAAACGTGGTTTTCCCTCAAGGATAAAGTCCCCCTGGGAGAGCGGATCCTACGCCAAGGCTTAACCGGCCGGGATGTCTATCAATTACAAACCTTACTCCAGGTGAACGGCTATCGGGTCGAACGCCAGGGGATTTTTGATGCAAAGACCAAGGAAGCGGTGGCCGAGTTTCAGCGCAAACATAAGTTAGATATCACCGGGGTTGTGGAGCGGCTGACCTGGGCATTATTATGCAATCGAGCAAAATAA
- a CDS encoding DUF192 domain-containing protein, with protein sequence MFSGKRNGWIGGVCLLALLALTIFSPILLVNSQATPNGLMVKAQTLPITAQAVIGNAVINLEVARTLPEQSKGLMYRTELAPDRGMLFPFSPPQPVSFWMKNCLIPLDMIFLRQGQVIGITAHVPPCQENPCPVYPSPGPVDAVLEIGAGQAGILGVQVGDRIQIKKVSSLVSLA encoded by the coding sequence ATGTTCTCCGGGAAGCGTAACGGGTGGATTGGGGGAGTCTGCCTATTGGCTCTTTTAGCCTTAACAATCTTCAGTCCCATATTGCTCGTGAACTCCCAGGCTACCCCCAATGGGTTAATGGTTAAGGCCCAAACCTTACCGATTACCGCCCAGGCCGTGATTGGTAATGCTGTCATTAATCTGGAAGTCGCCCGCACCTTACCGGAACAAAGCAAAGGCCTGATGTATCGCACAGAACTAGCCCCGGATCGGGGGATGCTATTTCCCTTTAGTCCACCGCAACCCGTCAGCTTTTGGATGAAAAACTGTTTGATCCCCCTGGATATGATTTTTTTACGCCAAGGCCAGGTCATTGGAATTACGGCCCATGTTCCCCCCTGCCAAGAAAATCCTTGTCCTGTTTATCCATCTCCAGGCCCCGTTGATGCGGTTTTAGAAATTGGGGCCGGACAAGCAGGGATATTGGGGGTGCAAGTCGGCGACAGAATTCAGATTAAAAAAGTAAGTTCATTAGTATCCCTGGCTTAA
- a CDS encoding Mo-dependent nitrogenase C-terminal domain-containing protein, whose product MPETVTPSQLSPEQVGIWLRGLLSVAWADGHFDPEEKDLIANLMQEQITPGLDLDHVQPLTPTELKTALGADGSLAENFLRTAVMVGLANGVYSQAEDDVVQTYCQALGLKIPALENLRLTLDGQHEDLISQDGIHPLDPMRHWLDGMQVHDPKVAKFLCRLIPPQCPFERDIKLFGRKIVHIPPLCKLNPLYDQLVGLRFRALSYLADECQEDITPYC is encoded by the coding sequence ATGCCAGAAACGGTTACACCCAGTCAGCTTTCGCCGGAGCAAGTTGGGATATGGTTACGGGGGCTCCTCAGCGTGGCCTGGGCCGATGGGCATTTTGACCCGGAAGAAAAAGACCTGATTGCCAATCTGATGCAGGAGCAAATTACCCCCGGCCTGGATTTAGATCACGTTCAACCCTTGACTCCCACAGAACTGAAAACCGCCTTAGGAGCCGATGGTAGTCTGGCGGAAAATTTTTTGCGTACCGCCGTCATGGTTGGGTTAGCCAATGGCGTGTATTCCCAGGCCGAGGATGATGTGGTTCAAACCTACTGCCAGGCCCTCGGCTTAAAAATCCCGGCCCTCGAAAATCTCCGCCTTACTCTTGATGGTCAGCACGAAGACCTTATTTCCCAAGATGGCATTCACCCCCTAGATCCGATGCGGCATTGGCTAGATGGGATGCAAGTTCATGATCCGAAAGTGGCCAAATTCCTCTGTCGGCTGATTCCGCCCCAATGTCCTTTTGAACGAGATATAAAACTCTTTGGTCGCAAAATTGTCCATATCCCACCCCTGTGCAAACTTAATCCTCTCTATGACCAATTAGTGGGGCTGCGGTTTCGGGCCTTGAGTTATCTGGCGGATGAGTGTCAAGAGGATATCACCCCCTACTGCTAA
- a CDS encoding DUF2834 domain-containing protein yields MMISWPQTKLQLTYLCLCLLGTVLPVVQLVRFIKDYGLDVVLFFQQVFANPAASMFGFDVGVSLVALWALILVEGRRLNLSSLWLPLVASVTVGVSLGLPLFLLIRQSHLDSTQRNALL; encoded by the coding sequence ATGATGATCTCTTGGCCCCAGACTAAACTTCAATTGACCTATCTCTGCTTATGTTTACTCGGAACTGTTTTGCCAGTTGTCCAACTTGTACGCTTTATTAAGGATTATGGCCTGGATGTAGTCCTATTTTTCCAACAGGTTTTCGCTAACCCAGCCGCCAGTATGTTTGGCTTTGATGTGGGAGTCTCTCTTGTTGCTCTCTGGGCTTTGATCTTAGTTGAAGGCAGGCGATTAAATCTCTCCTCCCTTTGGTTGCCTTTAGTGGCCAGCGTCACGGTCGGTGTTTCCCTGGGTTTACCCCTATTTTTGTTAATCCGTCAGTCTCATCTTGATTCAACCCAACGTAACGCCTTGCTTTGA